From one Xiphophorus hellerii strain 12219 chromosome 18, Xiphophorus_hellerii-4.1, whole genome shotgun sequence genomic stretch:
- the fam124b gene encoding protein FAM124B produces the protein MWRRAGDENVDSGADTAESVSSRMSSSASELMSGRAAQQRQQQLLPINLHLLSNPGDSLLLQQTLDRLLRWLCPSLRIFHVSERASPFRAHTHLRPVADYPSLAITFFLHEAYGEERILKVLDFFQRPPWQYHHTESCGSRTRGIHITSSSSPSNALLRPYLLPSRDFYSLGPCMPVWGVRPVHCGGEILRITLYSSYDNYEDAVRFYETILQRQAEEQKAGFCWFTLHAEPGLCLQLALKQLSPGVGVEACSSAVLQFSVEEVGQLVPLLPNPCAPISNTRWQTEDLDGNKVLFQVKAPAQPRRPLTCAFPLTCLSLPPQGVQLRSGGHGNGFLPCGLTASLTMQTHRQGIGPRSEPGLEKLLGGCGGAESLGSGSCCSTPPGSSCYSSQRSSPAQLSTSNHPDSPLRPSVTRSLSHLLLEEEEEETNVDTGVAISPLSDTAVAIITRSSSCDLLRTRNFAKPSVVGASPVEQRAKELTKCLPQTHINHQAPSGGCKGTAEESRTTARGQRPSQKLLAENSTSTELLSAYINHEEPVDEFFI, from the exons atctgtcagcagcagaatgTCGTCGTCTGCTA GTGAGCTCATGAGCGGCCGGGCCGCGCAGCAACGCCAACAACAACTCTTGCCGATAAACCTGCATCTGCTGTCCAACCCTGGAGATTCTTTGCTTCTGCAGCAGACGCTGGACCGCCTGCTGCGCTGGCTGTGCCCAAGCCTCCGGATCTTCCATGTATCAGAGAGGGCTTCCCCCTTCAGAGCTCACACTCACCTTCGTCCTGTGGCCG ACTACCCTTCTCTGGCCATCACCTTCTTCCTCCACGAAGCCTACGGAGAGGAGCGGATCCTCAAAGTCCTGGACTTCTTCCAGCGCCCGCCCTGGCAGTACCATCACACCGAGAGCTGCGGCAGCCGAACCAGAGGGATCCACATCACTTCCAGCAGTTCCCCATCCAACGCCCTGCTGCGGCCCTACCTCCTGCCAAGCAGAGACTTTTACAGCCTGGGGCCCTGCATGCCTGTGTGGGGGGTGCGACCCGTGCACTGTGGAGGAGAAATCCTGCGTATAACGCTGTACAGCAGCTATGACAACTATGAGGACGCTGTGAGGTTCTACGAGACGATTCTGCAGCGACAAGCCGAGGAGCAGAAGGCTGGTTTCTGCTGGTTCACCCTCCACGCAG AGCCTGGTCTCTGCCTTCAACTGGCTTTAAAACAGCTGTCTCCAGGGGTTGGAGTGGAAGCATGCagctctgctgtgctgcagttCAGTGTGGAAGAAGTGGGACAGCTGGTCCCCCTGTTGCCCAACCCCTGCGCCCCCATCAGTAATACACGCTGGCAGACTGAAGACCTGGATGGTAACAAGGTTCTCTTCCAA GTGAAGGCTCCAGCTCAACCTcgtcgacctctgacctgtgcATTCCCTCTCACCTGCCTCAGTTTGCCACCTCAAGGAGTGCAGCTCCGGAGCGGCGGACACGGAAACGGTTTCCTGCCATGCGGCCTCACCGCTTCCCTGACGATGCAAACTCACAGGCAAG GAATCGGACCTCGCAGCGAGCCGGGTCTTGAGAAGCTGCTTGGAGGATGTGGAGGAGCAGAAAGTCTGGGGTcaggcagctgctgcagcacccCTCCTGGAAGCTCCTGTTACTCATCCCAACGCAGCAGCCCCGCTCAGCTCTCCACCTCCAACCACCCCGACTCTCCTCTGCGCCCCTCCGTCACCCGCTCTCTCTCCCATCTCCTcctggaagaagaagaagaggagaccAACGTCGACACTGGAGTCGCCATCTCTCCCCTCTCGGACACCGCCGTCGCAATCATCACTCGCTCCTCCTCTTGTGACCTCTTGAGGACTCGTAACTTTGCGAAACCTTCAGTGGTTGGGGCTTCACCTGTGGAGCAGCGGGCCAAGGAATTAACTAAATGTTTGCCACAGACTCATATTAACCATcaggcgccctctggtggctgTAAAGGTACAGCAGAGGAGAGCAGGACCACTGCAAGGGGACAAAGGCCTTCACAGAAGCTGTTGGCAGAGAACAGCACATCGACAGAACTGTTGTCAGCATACATAAACCATGAGGAGCCAGTCGATGAGTTCTTTATCTGA